One genomic region from Vibrio sp. STUT-A11 encodes:
- a CDS encoding DUF2892 domain-containing protein — MTLENAVRVFAGTMVLVSVLLTVFVHSNFIWFTVFIGANLIQSAYTGICPAAYFLKKLGFS, encoded by the coding sequence ATGACGTTAGAAAATGCAGTAAGAGTGTTTGCCGGGACGATGGTTTTAGTTTCGGTCCTACTCACCGTATTCGTTCACAGTAACTTCATTTGGTTTACCGTGTTTATTGGCGCTAACCTAATTCAGAGTGCTTATACCGGAATTTGTCCTGCCGCTTATTTTTTAAAAAAATTAGGTTTTAGTTAA
- a CDS encoding metalloregulator ArsR/SmtB family transcription factor has protein sequence MSYTATDVVKMKGSAIEAADLLKVMAHPERLMVLCQLTQGEVGVGELQKHSFLSQSAFSQHLTVLRKHNLISARKEAQQVFYSLSEPRVESLIKALHGVFCS, from the coding sequence ATGAGCTATACAGCAACGGACGTAGTGAAGATGAAAGGCAGCGCAATTGAAGCCGCAGATCTACTTAAAGTGATGGCGCATCCGGAAAGATTAATGGTTTTGTGCCAACTAACACAAGGCGAGGTTGGTGTTGGGGAGTTGCAAAAACATTCCTTCCTGAGCCAGTCCGCGTTCTCACAACATTTAACCGTGTTGCGTAAACACAATTTAATCAGCGCTCGTAAAGAAGCACAACAGGTATTTTACTCGTTGTCTGAACCGAGAGTTGAGTCATTAATTAAAGCACTACATGGTGTATTCTGTAGTTGA
- a CDS encoding YeeE/YedE family protein has product MLDVIPWESLFGGMLLGVSATVLLLVNGKIAGISGIMNGIMSPKKGDYSWRLLFAVGMIVGGFVSVLLLGVAVPSTANLSIGLVLAAGLLVGIGTRLGNGCTSGHGICGMGRLSKRSIVATCVFMAVAGLTVFVRLHLGSVDL; this is encoded by the coding sequence ATGTTAGACGTCATTCCATGGGAATCGTTGTTTGGTGGCATGTTATTGGGAGTTTCTGCCACGGTTTTGTTGTTAGTTAACGGTAAAATTGCCGGTATCAGTGGAATTATGAATGGCATCATGTCACCGAAGAAAGGGGATTATTCATGGCGACTTCTGTTTGCAGTTGGCATGATTGTCGGTGGCTTTGTAAGTGTTTTATTACTTGGCGTAGCCGTACCAAGTACCGCAAATCTTTCAATAGGTTTGGTATTAGCGGCGGGCTTACTTGTTGGGATTGGCACCAGACTAGGTAACGGATGTACCAGTGGTCATGGCATTTGTGGCATGGGGCGTTTGTCTAAGCGCTCTATCGTTGCAACATGTGTATTTATGGCCGTTGCTGGTTTGACCGTTTTTGTTCGACTTCACTTAGGGTCTGTTGACCTTTAG
- a CDS encoding YeeE/YedE family protein: protein MNNTIFRIAALVSGILFGMGMAVSGMIDPAKVIGFLDISGNWDPSLAFVMGGALAVFMPSYFLIIKPRKQSVSGAEMCTPTNTKIDSRLLSGAAIFGLGWGLAGICPGPAVASLALGNVSIVLFFVAMLAGSMFAKLVINSREEKMKTAKA, encoded by the coding sequence ATGAACAACACTATTTTTCGTATTGCTGCGCTTGTGAGCGGTATTTTGTTTGGTATGGGTATGGCTGTTTCGGGCATGATTGATCCGGCGAAAGTTATTGGATTTTTAGATATTTCTGGAAATTGGGATCCAAGTTTGGCTTTTGTGATGGGCGGCGCACTGGCTGTGTTTATGCCAAGCTACTTTTTAATTATCAAGCCGAGAAAACAATCAGTTAGTGGTGCCGAAATGTGTACCCCGACAAACACAAAGATCGATTCTCGATTGTTGTCTGGTGCGGCGATCTTCGGTTTAGGCTGGGGATTGGCTGGTATTTGTCCTGGCCCTGCAGTGGCAAGTTTGGCGTTAGGTAATGTCAGTATTGTTTTGTTCTTTGTTGCAATGTTAGCAGGCTCAATGTTTGCGAAACTGGTCATCAACTCGCGTGAAGAGAAGATGAAAACAGCCAAAGCATAA